AAATCGTCCGGGCGGCTTTTGAGATGTCCTCGCCGCGGAGATCCGGCAGGGTTTTTTTCAAAATGTCTTCAATTTCGCTCTGGGTCAGCGGCATATGTGCCCTCCTTCATGAGAACAGCCCGCGGTTGCAGGATCTTCAAAGCCTGTTTCGAATTTATTGTATCAAAAAACCGCGGCTTTGAGGGAAGAAACTCACCGGAGAGGACCCGGGGGAAGACCATTTTTTGTAGTCGAAGATTTGGCGGCGCTGTGATAGAATCTTTTGAGTGAAGTCCCGGCCCGGTGGCGTTTCTTGACCCCGGAAAGCCCCGGGGCCGAATCCGCCATGGCAGAACATTCTGCGTCCATCCCGATTGCCGACATCCCTTTATTTCGAGGCCTTTCTCCCCAGGATCTCCGGGCCATCCAATCTTGTCTGATTGAAAAGCGTTTAACCAAAGGCCAGTTTCTTTATACGGAAGGCGACGGCTGCCAGCGGATATTGATCGTGCGGTCGGGGCGGATCAAGATTTTTAAAATGTCGGCGGAAGGGCGCGAGCAGATTCTGGAAGTCTTGAATGCGGGGGATACCTGCGCCTGCAACCCCGGGAAACAGAATTGGTGCTGCTCCTCCTCGGCCCAGGCGTTGACAGACTGCGTTGTGTGGTATCTTCCGCGCGAGCAATATGTCCGGCTGGTCCAGGACAATTCGCGCCTGTCCCGTGCCCTGATCCAACTGCTGGCGGAACGGCTTTTCCGGTTCGGAAGCCTCATTGAGCAAGTGTCCCTGAACGACACCCAAAAACGGCTCGCCCGTTTTATCCTGGACATGAATGAAAACAGCGTGGCCAAACGAAATCATCAGAACCTTGTTTCCATTCCCTTCACAAGAGGCGAGATCGCGCAGAGGGTCGGTTCGACCCGGGAGACGGTGACGCGCCATCTCAACGCGTTCAAGAAGGCAGGTTACGTCGAGATCCTCCCGGGGGAGATCCTGATCCGGGATGTTGAAGGGTTAAGAAAGATTTCCTCGCAGGACGCCCCCGCGTCGCCGTAATGTCTTCCCGGCACCATGCTGTTCGCAGGCAAACTTCAGTCTTAGGCGTAAAATTGACAGGAGTTGACAGAATGTCCGACACCCACGAAGCCTTTCATCTGCTGAGGGCCGCCCACGAAGAGATCTCGGATGAATTGCGAAAATTCGAGACCACGCTGGTGAACCTGCGCTATGAAGGGCGGTCGAGCGATGGAAGGAATGAGGCGGCAATGAAGGAGGTCTTGGACTTCTTCAAGGAGACAATGGTGCCGCATATCGATGATGATGAGAGAGCCTTCGATTTTTTGGAAAAACATATCCCGCGGCTCTCCCCGTTGATCGGGCTTCTGCGCAAGGACCATCAGGAGTTCCGTGAACGGATAGCGGAGCTGGGAATTTTCTGGGCCGAGCTCCACCAGGAGAATGTCCTGTCCCGGCGGCTGGAGAGGGTGGAGCGGTTGATGAAGCAGGGGACGTTTTTGATCTGCTGCATGCGCCATCATCTGCGCGCGGAATATGAAAAGATTTATCTGGCATTGGACACGGAGCTCAAGCCATTGGAAAGGGAAACGCTTTTCCAGGGGCTGAAAAGATTGTGATGGGAAGGCCGGGGGATGCTTAAGTTCTTCTCGGACAGGGTCCGCTTCAACCGCAACGAGTTCTCCGGAAGCTTCGGCGACATCGGGACAGACTTTCCCTTGATCACGGGGATGATCCTGGCCTGCGGGCTGGACGTGACCAGCACGTTTGTCATGTTCGGGGCGATGCAGGTCCTCACCGGAGTGGTCTATGGGATCCCCATGGCGGTCCAGCCGCTCAAGATCATGGCCGTGATCATGATCACCCAGAAATTGAGCGGCAACATCCTTTACGGCGGGGGGCTGGCGATCGGTGTTCTGATGCTGGCCCTGTCCCTGTCCGGCCTCCTGGGATGGGTGGCCAGGGTCATTCCCAAATCGGTGATCCGCGGCGTACAGTTCGGGCTCGGCCTGCAGCTGGCCATGCTCTCCCTGAAGGATTATATCCCGTCGGAAGGGGCGGGCGGATATGCGCTGGCCGGCATTGGGTTTTTGATGATCGTTTTTCTGCTGGGAAACAAAAAGTGCCCTCCGGCGCCGTTTGTGATCCTCCTGGGGATCATTTACGCTCTTGTTTACAAAGCGGATTTTTCAGCCCTGCCCGGCACTTTCGGCGTGACCTGGCCCCAGCCGCGCGTCCCGGCCCTTTCGGACATTTTGACAGGGCTGGTGATGCTGACCCTGCCGCAGGTTCCGCTGTCCATTTGCAATTCCATTTTCGCCACCCGCCAGACGGTTGAAGATTTTTTTCCGGAAAAGCCCGTGACGGTCCGGAGGATCGGGCTGACATATTCGCTGATGAACCTTTTGAATCCGTTTTTTGGCGGCATTCCGACCTGCCACGGGTCCGGCGGCATGGCCGGCCATCATGCCTTCGGCGCGCGGACCGGCGGCTCGGTCGTGATCTACGGAATCTTTTACCTGGTCCTGGGCCTGTTTTTCAGCAAGGGGTTTGGGGAGGTGATCCATTTCTTTCCCAAGCCGGTCCTGGGGACGATCTTGGTCTTTGAAGGCCTGGCCCTGATGCGGCTCATGAGGGATTTGAGGGAGTCCCGCGGTGAATTCGCCCTGGCGCTTCTGGTCGGCGTAATGGCGGCCGGGTTGCCGTACGGTTATCTTGTGGCCATGATTTTAGGAACATGTTTGAAGCGCTGCGTGGACAAACAATGGATCCGATGGATGGATTAATGAGCGCGTGAGTTATGGAGCCCTGGTTTGCCGGGCGACATAACTCATCCGCGCGAACCCGTTCACTTCGTTCAGGGTGGTTTGGCCCAGAGGGGCCAAACCATTAACCCCGGACGACTTGCCCCGCCCCGCGGTTGGGGCAGCCGGGGTGAAGCGATCCTGCGAGTGAGCGTTGACGGAGCAGGGTAAATGTGATTATCAGCGGTTTAAAGGGGAGGTTGTCATTCCTTTTGTTTTAATTGTTGTTGTCTCTTTCGTGGCTTCCGGGTTGACGCTATTTTCCGGGTTCGGCCTCGGCACGATCCTGATGCCGGCCTTTGCCCTGTTTTTTCCCATCGAGCTCGCCATCACGTTGACGGCGATCGTGCACTTGTTGAACAATATTTTCAAGCTGTTTTTGGTGGGACGGCGTGCGGACCGGCGCATTGTTCTTCTGTTCGGCGTCCCGGCCTTGCTTGCGGCGCTCATCGGCGCCAAGGTTCTTGTGTGGTGCGACCGCTTTGCCCCCTGGCTGCAGTATGAGTTGGGCGGCCGGGAATTTGCCATAACTCCAGTGAAGGTTCTCATCGCTGTTCTGATCATTGCTTTCACGGCCCTGGAATTGAGCCCGAGGTTTGCGCGGGCGGCGTTCGACAAGAAATATCTGCCGCTGGGCGGGGCTGTAAGCGGATTTTTTGGCGGGGTTTCCGGGCATCAGGGCGCCTTGCGCAGCGCGTTTTTGATCAAATATGATCTGCCCAAAGAGGTTTACATCGCCACCGGGGTCGTGATCGCCTGCCTGGTGGATGTGTCCCGGATTTCTGTTTACGCGACACATTTGTCGTCTCAAAATTTGCAGGCGCATATTCCTCTTTTATCCGCGGCGGTGGTCAGCGCCTTTGCCGGAGCCTGGCTGGGCAACCGGTTGATCAAAAAGATCACCTTGCCGTTTGTTCAATGGCTGGTCAGCGGGATGCTGATCGTTGTCGCTCTGTTGCTGGGGTTGGGGTTGATTTGACCCCGGTCGGACATTAAAGAATTTTAGAATCAGCGGAAAGGATTGATCGATGGTTCGTCTTATGGGATGGGTTTTGTGTTTTGTTCTGGGAATGAGCGGTGCCGCGCAGGCCGCGGAAGAGGCCGGGCGCTGGACGTACAAAGCCGGGGTCGAAGAGAGGGTCCGGTATGAGCAGAAGTATGATTTTGATTTCAACGACGGCCGCAAGGACAACGGCGGGGCATTTTTCCACCGTTTGCGGCTGGACCTGAAATCCGTCTTGAAGGATGAGGACGGGGACAAATTGGAAATTTTTGTGCAAGGGCTCGACGCCCAGACCGGCGGGTACCGGATCAAGCCCGTTGCCGCGCAGAAGGATGATTTCGATTTTCATCAGGGGTATATCCGCTGGAACCGGATTCTGGGTTCGGATTTCGGCCTTAAGCTCGGCCGGCAGGAAGCGGAATACGGCAAAGGCCGGCTGATCGGGGCGCCGGCCTGGTCGAACCGGATGCGGACGTTTGACGCCGCCATTTTTAATTATGAGAACGCCGGTTGGAAGGGTGACGCGATCTATCTGCAGGATATGAAGTACGACGACAATAATTTTAACGATTCTTCGCCGCAAGAATTCCTGGCCGGCGTTTACGGCGGGTACCAGAAAGACAAGGCCTCTTTTTTGACCGAGGGGTATTTTTTGACCCAGCGGATCACCAGCGGGACCAGTGACGTGGAGCGTCATACCTTCGGCCCGCGCCTGCAAGGGAAACTCGGCCGCCTGCTGGATTTCGACATTGAAGCGCCCTACCAGTTCGGCTCAACCGGCGGCAAGGATATCCGCGCTTATGCCCTGGCTGTTGTCTTGAGCAGGGGGTTTGACAAGACGGCATGGAAATCGAAGGTCAATTTTGAGTATAATCAGGCCTCGGGCGACCGCGATCCCGGCGACGATGTGTCCGGCACGTTTAATCCGCTTTACCAATCCACCCACACAGCGTACGGTCTTCTGGATTTCTTCCGTTGGCAAAATATGCGGGAGGCCGCGCTCGGCGTGACGGTGTCCCCCACCGCCAAACTCAAGCTGACCCCGCAGACGAATTTCTTCTGGCTGGAAAGCACGTCGGACGCCTGGGTCAATTCTTCCGGGACGGTCCTGCGCAGTAAAACCAGCGGGGAACGCGGACATTATGTCGGGCAGGAGGTCTCTCTGCGTGCAGCGTACGCGTGGAATTCCCATGTTCAATGGGAGACGGGTTACGCGCATTTTTTCACCGCTGACTACGTGGGCGACACGGGTTCCAACGACGACACGGACTGGATCTATACTCAGGTCAATCTCAAGTATTAATGAGCCATCAACTTGTGGAGCCGTAGGCTGGCGCAAGTTTGCCTGACTTTACCAACTGAACCAGCGGTGCGGTGGGGGAGGGGGCAGGCCGAGGTGCTCCATGATGTCCCCGAGAGCGCCTTGTTCTGGCAGGCCGTAAGCTCCGTCCGAAGCGATGATGGCTTTCCCGGTCGCGATAAGAGAATTTTTGGCTTGAGGGTCCAAGGTTTTGTTCAGGGACCGGCAGATGCTGCGGGCGTCAAATCCGTTCTTGTCCCCGAAGTCGATGACACGGTATGTGGCAAGGATTTGCTGGTAGCTGTTCAGGCCGATCTGCCGGGCTATCTGCACAATGATGCGGCGTTCCGTGTCGGTGAATTGCCGGTCGCTTTTGGCCAGGTAACAGAGCGTCAGGATGATCTGGAAGGGGACGCTTCGCCGGACGGCGGCGATGGTTTCCCTTTCTTCCCGGGAGATTTTTTCAGCCCAGAGAGCGCCGGCCCCCAGGCCGACCGTGAACGCGGCCGCGAGAATGAGCGGCTTGAAGAGAGCACGGAGTTTGGGTGGAGAGATCGTCATCGTTTGGGGGCCGCAAGTGCGCGCCGTCGGGAAAACGAAAATTATGATGGGCCGACAGACGGATATCATATATTATATATAAAATAACGGTGGAACGCACGGTTTCTCGCGTTTCCGCGTTCTCCTTCGTTACCGGGATGGCGCGGCCCCCCGGAAGGTGGAAACGCAAGCCGGCCTTGTCATGAAAAATTCCAGTTCTTATTTCCTTCCTGTCCTGTGTTGCCTGACGCTCGGCCTGCTGGCCGGCCTGTCGCTGGTCCACCTGCCCGCGGTTTACCGTGTTTTCGTTTTCATGCACAAAAACGCGCTGGATGTTTCCTTCACGGGCTTTTCTGTCCTGACGGTCATTTATTTGGCGGTCAATTATCTTACGGTGGCATTCTTCGGTTACCGGCTGAGCCACCGCCTTTATCGGTATCCGGCAGATATGGGACGCGGGCTGCAGGTTCTCGCGTCTTTTTTTGTTGGTTTTTTGTGCACCATCGGCCTGTTGAGGGTGATGACCCTTTTTGTTCCCTACAAGCAGATTTATTGGCCGACGATGGTGGTGATCGGAATTCTGATGTTCTTCCATCGTCCGGATAGCCCCCGTAATGGCTGGCGGGGCATCTTCGCGGGTTGGAAAAGATTTTTGAGCGCCCGATTCCTGTGCGTCGGGGTCATCCTGACGGTATTTTTTGTGTATGCCCTGCTCCATCAAGTCCGGTTCGCGGATTTCATCTGGGTCGGCCACGGGCCTTACCAGTATGCCTATCTCCACAATATGTGGGACCAGGCCGCCCTGTCCCATTTCCCCGTGCTTTCCAAGCATTATGACGAGCTGATTTTCCATTACTGGTTGTTGTCCCCTATCCAGTGGCATTTTAATCCGATCCTGCCATGGTGGGTCACCTTGGGCGTGATCAAGGTCTCTGCCTGGGTGTTCCTCTTTTCCATTTTCAGGAACCTTGGCGCGTCTAACGTCCTATCCCTGGTGATGTCTTTGTTCCTATTCCTGGGAACAACATCCCTGGATCCGACGAAGTATTATTTGATCTTTGATTCCGCGAATTTGCTGTTTTTTTGCGCACATTCCGGCCGGGTGGTGGGGCCTGTGCTGGTGCTTATGATGCTGGCGGAAATTTTTGCGGCCCCGGGAGAGCGAAAACCGTTTCCCTGGGTGTTTTTTCTGCTGGCGGGGCTGGGATTGACGGCGACGTCCTGCTCGAACGTCTTCTGGCTGCTGATGGTGGAGGCGGTGCTTTTGATTTCCTGGGTGGCTTACCGCCGGCCTTACCGGTTGAGAGATGAACCCTGGAGCGGAACACTGATCTGTTATCTTTCCGTGGCCGCCTGCCTGTTGCTTTATGGCATGGCGTTTGATGGGCGGTATGTTTATGCGGCAAGGCTGGCGGCTGTGGCGGCGGTCCTTTTGATTTTGTTTTTCCGGATGGCCGTGAGGGGTTACGGGGTTTGCGTGAACTGGGACCGCGCGGCGAACGGGCGATTGCTCCGGCTGGCCGTCCTGGGGGCGGCCATGGCGGCCGGGATGATCTTTCTGGGCAATCTTTTTGTCGAAAACCGCTTCGCCGTCGCGTTTCTTAAATTTTTAGGGAAATTCCTGGGCGAGATTCCGTTTCAGCCTCTTTCTCCCGGATTCCGGGCTCCCATGGAGCCGGTTGAGACGGGAGGCTTTGCCCTGGGAGATTACCGGGAGGTCGCGACTTACAACGAATATTGCCTCGGGCTGTTACAATTCGTGGGCTATTATGGTATGATATTGGCGGCCATTTTGACCACGAATTATTTTTTTGTTTCCGGCGCGGCCAGGACGCCGCTTTCCAGGGCTGACGGCGTAATCTATGACGTTTTTCTGATGGCTGCAGCGGTATTGCCGTTTTTTCTTTTTTTTATGGATTTCGTCAAGTTCGGCACGCGTGCCTGGCTTAAGTCGCGGTTCCTGGAAGGGCCGGTTTACCTGATCCTGTTCGCCATGTGTTACGCGATAGTCCGGTTCGGTTCGCGGGTTGTTCAGGGAGTGGCTGTTGTTTTGTTCTGCGTTTATATGCTTGTGCCGTTTGTGGCCACTGAACGACACCGCCAGATATTGCACAATTGGAATCTTTTGATCGAGTATTACCAAGACAACCGTGATGCGCCGGGAGCGCTTCACGGGAAGTGAGGGTTCGCAGCGATGAGCAAGCTTCATTTTGTTCTGGACGTGGACGGTGTCCTGACCACCGGGCAGTTTTTGTATTCCAGCGACGGAAAAGCCTATAAGGTTTTTGGGCCGCATGACGCGGACGGGCTGAAGATGTTGAGGGACAAGGTCAACATTTCCTTTATCAGCGCCGACCACCGGGGTTTTGGCATTTCGAAAAAGCGGGCGGACGACATGGGCTATCCGATTGCGCTGGTCCTGGAACAGGACCGCCACGAGTATATGAGAAAGACATACGGATTCGAGAACCTGATTTTCATGGGTGACGGGATTTTCGACGTTCCGATCCTTAAGGATTGCCTGTTCGGGATCGCCCCGGCCGGGGCGCGGAAAGAGGCGCGGAAAGCCGCGGATTTTGTCACCGAATCCGGGGCCGGAGGAGGCGCCGTGCTCGACGCCTGCCAGGAGATTTTAAAACGGTTTTTTAAACCCAAGAGGAAACGATGAAGTATAAAGCGTGTATTCTGGCCGCGGGCGCCGGCGCCCGCATGGGGACCTTGTCCCAGCACGTCAACAAGGCCCTCCTGCCGGTCAATTTCAAGGCCACGATCTCTCATATCATCGAGAAATTTCCCGCGGATGTCGAGGTCGTCGTGGCGGTCGGCCATAAAAAAGAGACCCTCATGGATTACCTGGCTCTGGCGCATCCCGACCGGACGTTCAAGTTCATCCGGATTCCGGAATACGTCGGACCCGGGACCGGCCCGGGGTATTCGCTCCTGCAGTGCCGCCAGGAGCTGAACTGCCCGTTTGTCCTGTTCACCGCTGACACCATTGTCCTGGAAGAGGTGCCGGTTCCTGACAAAAATTGGTACGGCGTCGCGCCGGTTGAGAACACGGAGGACTATTGCACGATCAAGATCAAGAACAACCTGGTTTGCCAGATCGACGACAAGGTCAAGACCGACAACCGGTTCGCCTGGATCGGGCTGGCCGGGATCCACGACCACCAGGTCTTTTTTTCAGCCCTGGAAAAGAACAAGGACGTGATCGCCGGTGAGATCCAGGTATCCAACGGCTTCAAATACCTCATCGAGAAACAGCTGGTCCCCATCCATTTCACCTGGTTCGACACGGGCACCCTCAAGAAATACATCGAGACCAACAAAAACCTTTCCGGCCAGAACCAGGGGTTCGATTTCAGCAAGAGCGACGAGTTCCTGTATTTCGTCGAAGACCGGGTGATCAAGTACTACGCCAACCCCGAGATCATCCGCAAGCGTTATGAGCGGTCGCTGGCGCTGGGCGGGCTGACCCCCAGGATCGAAGACCGCCGCGAGAATTTTTATGTTTATAAAAAAATCGACGGCCAGACACTTTACAGCATCCTGAACAACCAGCTGCTCAACGATTTTCTGTCGTGGGCCGAGGCCTATCTTTGGAAGAAACAGGAGTTGTTCGCGGACAAGAAAAACGAATTCTCGGCGGCCTGCCGGAAATTTTATTACGACAAGACCATGGAACGGCTCAAGACTTTTTACGCCAAGACGGGCCTGTATGACTGCGCCAGCAATGTCAACGGCGAGGACATCCCGCCGCTGAAAGAGCTATTTGAACAGGTGAACTGGGATTACATCTGCGACGGCATCCCCGCGACCATCCACGGCGATCTTCAGTGTGACAACGTCCTGGTCATCAAGGACAAGCGCGGCCGCAAGGAACAGTTTGCGCTCCTGGACTGGCGCCAGGATTTCGGCGGGCTTATTGAGATGGGGGACCTTTATTATGATTTGGCCAAGATGTACGGCGGGTTGACGTTGTCCTATCAGCTCATCAAGGAGGGGATGTTCAATTTCGACATGAGCGGATCGAGCGTTTTTTACAAGTATTACGTCAAGAGTGACCTTCTGGAGGCCCGCGAGGAGTATGAGAATTTCATCGTCCACAACGGTTTCGATCTGCACAAGGTCAAGGTCATGGCCAGCCTGATCTTCCTCAACATGTCGCCCCTGCACAACGACCCCTTTGATCACCTGCTGCATTTTCTCGGCAAGAAGATGCTGTATCATCTTCTCACCGAGGACCAGGGCCGGAGCCAGGCGAGCCTCGCGCCTCTGGGATAGATCTCCGGCGGGATAACCTATGGCAAAAATCGGCATCTTCCTTCCCTGTTACAACGTTCAGAATTCGATCCCAAACGTCCTGGGGTCGTTTTCTGATGAGACCCTGCGCTCGGTGGCGGAAGTGGTGGCCGTGGACAACTGCAGCCAGGACAAGACCCTGGACATCCTCAAGGGTCTCCAGCGCCAGGGCGGGGAACTGGGCCGCCGTCTGGTCATCATCAAGAATCTGCAGAATTACGGCCTGGGCGGAAGCCAGAAGATCGCTTACCAGTATTTTCTCGACCACGGCTTCACGCACTTCATGATCATTCATGGCGACGGGCAGGGGGGCGGGGAGGATGTAGCGCGGAGTTTTTTAAAAGTCCTTGCGGAGAACCCGAACGTCGACCTGGCTGTGGCCAGCCGTTTCACCCAGAAGAGCGATACCGCCGGCTATAACCGCATGCGGGTGATCGGGAATTTGCTGTTCAATTTTCTCACGTTCCTGCTGACCGGCCAGAAGATGACGGATTCCGGCGCCGCGATCCTGCTCATCCGGACAGACATCCTTAAACAATATCCTTTCCGGCACCTGACGAATTCGTTCCAGTTCAACCCCGAGCTCAACGTCCTTTTCTA
This portion of the Candidatus Omnitrophota bacterium genome encodes:
- a CDS encoding Crp/Fnr family transcriptional regulator is translated as MAEHSASIPIADIPLFRGLSPQDLRAIQSCLIEKRLTKGQFLYTEGDGCQRILIVRSGRIKIFKMSAEGREQILEVLNAGDTCACNPGKQNWCCSSSAQALTDCVVWYLPREQYVRLVQDNSRLSRALIQLLAERLFRFGSLIEQVSLNDTQKRLARFILDMNENSVAKRNHQNLVSIPFTRGEIAQRVGSTRETVTRHLNAFKKAGYVEILPGEILIRDVEGLRKISSQDAPASP
- a CDS encoding hemerythrin domain-containing protein, with product MSDTHEAFHLLRAAHEEISDELRKFETTLVNLRYEGRSSDGRNEAAMKEVLDFFKETMVPHIDDDERAFDFLEKHIPRLSPLIGLLRKDHQEFRERIAELGIFWAELHQENVLSRRLERVERLMKQGTFLICCMRHHLRAEYEKIYLALDTELKPLERETLFQGLKRL
- a CDS encoding putative sulfate/molybdate transporter; the protein is MLKFFSDRVRFNRNEFSGSFGDIGTDFPLITGMILACGLDVTSTFVMFGAMQVLTGVVYGIPMAVQPLKIMAVIMITQKLSGNILYGGGLAIGVLMLALSLSGLLGWVARVIPKSVIRGVQFGLGLQLAMLSLKDYIPSEGAGGYALAGIGFLMIVFLLGNKKCPPAPFVILLGIIYALVYKADFSALPGTFGVTWPQPRVPALSDILTGLVMLTLPQVPLSICNSIFATRQTVEDFFPEKPVTVRRIGLTYSLMNLLNPFFGGIPTCHGSGGMAGHHAFGARTGGSVVIYGIFYLVLGLFFSKGFGEVIHFFPKPVLGTILVFEGLALMRLMRDLRESRGEFALALLVGVMAAGLPYGYLVAMILGTCLKRCVDKQWIRWMD
- a CDS encoding sulfite exporter TauE/SafE family protein gives rise to the protein MPFVLIVVVSFVASGLTLFSGFGLGTILMPAFALFFPIELAITLTAIVHLLNNIFKLFLVGRRADRRIVLLFGVPALLAALIGAKVLVWCDRFAPWLQYELGGREFAITPVKVLIAVLIIAFTALELSPRFARAAFDKKYLPLGGAVSGFFGGVSGHQGALRSAFLIKYDLPKEVYIATGVVIACLVDVSRISVYATHLSSQNLQAHIPLLSAAVVSAFAGAWLGNRLIKKITLPFVQWLVSGMLIVVALLLGLGLI
- a CDS encoding alginate export family protein codes for the protein MVRLMGWVLCFVLGMSGAAQAAEEAGRWTYKAGVEERVRYEQKYDFDFNDGRKDNGGAFFHRLRLDLKSVLKDEDGDKLEIFVQGLDAQTGGYRIKPVAAQKDDFDFHQGYIRWNRILGSDFGLKLGRQEAEYGKGRLIGAPAWSNRMRTFDAAIFNYENAGWKGDAIYLQDMKYDDNNFNDSSPQEFLAGVYGGYQKDKASFLTEGYFLTQRITSGTSDVERHTFGPRLQGKLGRLLDFDIEAPYQFGSTGGKDIRAYALAVVLSRGFDKTAWKSKVNFEYNQASGDRDPGDDVSGTFNPLYQSTHTAYGLLDFFRWQNMREAALGVTVSPTAKLKLTPQTNFFWLESTSDAWVNSSGTVLRSKTSGERGHYVGQEVSLRAAYAWNSHVQWETGYAHFFTADYVGDTGSNDDTDWIYTQVNLKY
- a CDS encoding phosphatase, whose protein sequence is MSKLHFVLDVDGVLTTGQFLYSSDGKAYKVFGPHDADGLKMLRDKVNISFISADHRGFGISKKRADDMGYPIALVLEQDRHEYMRKTYGFENLIFMGDGIFDVPILKDCLFGIAPAGARKEARKAADFVTESGAGGGAVLDACQEILKRFFKPKRKR
- a CDS encoding NTP transferase domain-containing protein, which produces MKYKACILAAGAGARMGTLSQHVNKALLPVNFKATISHIIEKFPADVEVVVAVGHKKETLMDYLALAHPDRTFKFIRIPEYVGPGTGPGYSLLQCRQELNCPFVLFTADTIVLEEVPVPDKNWYGVAPVENTEDYCTIKIKNNLVCQIDDKVKTDNRFAWIGLAGIHDHQVFFSALEKNKDVIAGEIQVSNGFKYLIEKQLVPIHFTWFDTGTLKKYIETNKNLSGQNQGFDFSKSDEFLYFVEDRVIKYYANPEIIRKRYERSLALGGLTPRIEDRRENFYVYKKIDGQTLYSILNNQLLNDFLSWAEAYLWKKQELFADKKNEFSAACRKFYYDKTMERLKTFYAKTGLYDCASNVNGEDIPPLKELFEQVNWDYICDGIPATIHGDLQCDNVLVIKDKRGRKEQFALLDWRQDFGGLIEMGDLYYDLAKMYGGLTLSYQLIKEGMFNFDMSGSSVFYKYYVKSDLLEAREEYENFIVHNGFDLHKVKVMASLIFLNMSPLHNDPFDHLLHFLGKKMLYHLLTEDQGRSQASLAPLG
- a CDS encoding glycosyltransferase, whose protein sequence is MAKIGIFLPCYNVQNSIPNVLGSFSDETLRSVAEVVAVDNCSQDKTLDILKGLQRQGGELGRRLVIIKNLQNYGLGGSQKIAYQYFLDHGFTHFMIIHGDGQGGGEDVARSFLKVLAENPNVDLAVASRFTQKSDTAGYNRMRVIGNLLFNFLTFLLTGQKMTDSGAAILLIRTDILKQYPFRHLTNSFQFNPELNVLFYATKGLKIVEIPLKWVDSSDKSNITALNYCWTLLKILLRYRWNKTFLRKSGWQLFHDQSQEILPQFQILKA